From the Pirellulales bacterium genome, one window contains:
- a CDS encoding DUF423 domain-containing protein, translating to MDAKYWIVAGALIAGLGVVAGAFGAHGLETKLKTPPDASQQERDLSARRLHNFEVAVRYQMYHALGLILVGMVGLHTKSAWISIAGWLFIAGLLIFSGMLYGWVLLQIRALAMIVPIGGTAFILGWLALAIAAAGVPREPARTAQSSAQ from the coding sequence ATTGACGCAAAATACTGGATCGTCGCCGGCGCGCTCATCGCCGGCTTGGGCGTGGTCGCCGGCGCCTTTGGCGCGCATGGACTCGAAACCAAGCTAAAAACTCCACCCGACGCCTCGCAGCAAGAGCGCGATCTCAGCGCCCGCCGTCTGCACAATTTCGAGGTGGCGGTGCGCTACCAGATGTATCACGCGCTCGGCCTCATCCTGGTCGGCATGGTCGGTCTACACACCAAAAGCGCCTGGATCTCCATCGCCGGTTGGTTGTTCATCGCGGGCTTGTTGATCTTCTCAGGCATGCTCTATGGCTGGGTGCTGCTTCAGATCCGCGCGCTGGCGATGATCGTCCCCATCGGCGGCACGGCATTCATCCTGGGCTGGCTTGCGCTGGCCATCGCCGCCGCCGGCGTCCCGCGCGAGCCGGCGCGCACCGCGCAATCTTCAGCTCAATAG
- a CDS encoding hexose kinase, protein MILAAGLTPAWQQILVFDQFSVGEVNRAAQAHWCASGKSVNVALALAALGAETASLSLTGGTTGARLKHDLVGHGIAADWVETACATRVCTTIVDRRTGSTTELVEHAAPISSAEMQAFEATYERLAARAGAIVLSGSLPLGAAVDCYRRLMAKSAAPVILDARGPELDAALAARPLLVKPNREELARTVLRSIDSDRELIAAARGLIERGARHVLVTQGAGAVWLVTANEAFCSQPPRIAAVNAIGSGDCLAAGCAWSIARGDDMLTAARVGMAAAIENALALLPARIDPQRVLERAGTIEFARKSEV, encoded by the coding sequence ATGATTCTGGCCGCAGGACTCACGCCCGCCTGGCAACAGATTCTGGTGTTCGACCAGTTTTCAGTGGGAGAGGTCAATCGGGCGGCGCAGGCGCACTGGTGCGCGTCGGGCAAGAGCGTGAACGTGGCGCTCGCGCTGGCGGCGTTGGGCGCCGAAACGGCGTCGCTCTCGCTTACCGGCGGCACGACAGGCGCGCGGCTCAAGCACGATCTGGTTGGACATGGGATTGCCGCCGATTGGGTGGAGACCGCTTGCGCCACGCGCGTTTGCACCACGATTGTTGATCGGCGCACAGGCTCGACCACGGAGTTGGTGGAGCACGCGGCGCCGATCAGCAGTGCGGAAATGCAGGCTTTCGAGGCCACGTACGAGCGACTGGCAGCGCGGGCCGGCGCCATCGTGCTCAGCGGATCGTTGCCGCTCGGAGCGGCAGTCGATTGCTACCGGCGGCTGATGGCCAAGTCGGCGGCGCCGGTGATCCTCGACGCGCGCGGACCAGAGTTGGACGCGGCGCTTGCCGCGCGACCGCTGCTAGTCAAGCCGAATCGCGAGGAGTTGGCGCGGACCGTGCTTCGATCGATCGACAGCGACCGCGAATTGATCGCGGCGGCGCGCGGGTTGATTGAGCGCGGCGCGCGGCATGTGCTCGTCACGCAGGGCGCCGGCGCGGTCTGGTTGGTGACCGCGAATGAGGCGTTTTGCTCGCAGCCGCCACGCATCGCGGCGGTCAACGCGATTGGTAGCGGCGACTGTCTGGCGGCCGGGTGCGCGTGGTCGATCGCACGCGGGGACGACATGCTGACGGCCGCTCGTGTTGGCATGGCGGCGGCGATTGAGAATGCGCTTGCCTTGCTGCCCGCGCGGATTGATCCGCAGCGGGTGCTGGAGCGGGCGGGGACGATCGAGTTTGCGCGCAAGAGCGAGGTTTGA
- a CDS encoding serine/threonine protein kinase, whose amino-acid sequence MGQIFKAEHTVMGRIVAIKVLPRDRSSPDAIAAFHREIRAQAQLDHENLVRALDAGHDGNVHYLVTEYVPGTDLRRLVRKQGRLDMRAAASIVAQAAVGLTHAHAIGLIHRDVKPGNILVTPAGRAKVSDLGLADFFDATVVAAKGRRGRIVGTADYLSPEQISAPENLTPASDIYSLGCTLYYAATGKVPFPGGGTREKIYAHLNLQPIDPRRFAPELTEEFVDVVADMMTKKPTARIQTGEEVVRRLAPWLGQGKISLGQVQPGWVPPAVGDSSGSFPAASLPSDELLELPDTMPSFDMAAPAILPAHESQGEYSQNTIPIMSAEEETRPNFETREILARVRHASTRTFERATEATGISGWLLFFMATAISIVIGVIIAMLSGEW is encoded by the coding sequence ATGGGGCAGATCTTCAAGGCCGAGCACACTGTCATGGGGCGCATCGTGGCGATCAAGGTGCTGCCGCGCGATCGCTCCTCCCCCGACGCCATCGCCGCCTTCCATCGCGAAATCCGCGCCCAGGCCCAACTCGATCACGAAAACCTCGTTCGCGCCCTCGATGCCGGCCACGATGGCAACGTCCATTATCTCGTCACCGAGTACGTCCCCGGCACCGACCTGCGCCGCTTGGTGCGCAAACAAGGTCGCCTCGACATGCGCGCCGCCGCCAGTATCGTGGCGCAAGCCGCGGTTGGGCTCACCCACGCGCACGCGATTGGGCTCATCCACCGCGACGTGAAGCCCGGCAACATCCTCGTCACCCCCGCTGGCCGCGCCAAAGTCTCGGACTTAGGCCTGGCCGACTTCTTCGACGCCACCGTCGTCGCGGCCAAGGGACGCCGCGGACGCATCGTCGGCACCGCCGATTACCTCTCGCCAGAGCAAATCAGCGCGCCAGAAAATCTCACTCCCGCCAGCGACATCTATTCGCTCGGCTGCACCTTGTATTACGCGGCAACCGGCAAGGTGCCGTTCCCGGGGGGCGGCACGCGCGAAAAAATCTACGCGCATCTCAATCTGCAGCCCATAGATCCCCGACGCTTCGCCCCCGAACTCACCGAAGAATTTGTCGACGTCGTCGCCGACATGATGACCAAGAAGCCCACTGCTCGCATACAGACGGGCGAAGAGGTGGTGCGGCGGCTCGCCCCTTGGCTCGGCCAAGGCAAGATCAGCCTCGGGCAGGTGCAGCCCGGCTGGGTTCCGCCGGCAGTGGGAGATTCTTCCGGTTCGTTTCCGGCGGCCTCGCTCCCCAGCGACGAGTTGCTGGAACTGCCAGACACCATGCCTTCGTTCGATATGGCGGCGCCGGCGATCCTGCCCGCTCACGAGTCACAGGGCGAGTACTCGCAAAACACCATCCCCATTATGTCGGCCGAGGAAGAGACACGCCCCAACTTCGAAACGCGCGAGATTCTCGCCCGCGTCCGCCACGCCTCCACACGCACCTTTGAACGGGCCACCGAAGCGACCGGCATCTCGGGCTGGCTCCTGTTCTTCATGGCCACAGCCATCAGCATCGTCATTGGCGTAATCATCGCCATGCTGTCCGGCGAATGGTGA
- a CDS encoding altronate dehydratase family protein, producing the protein MAVVDQQSADVVHIHPADNVAVAARPLDTGDQISVGGHSLRVAEPVGMGHKLALASVPIGERVFKYGQTIGFATRAIEPGELVHSHNLAAGGFEREYRYATDIPAPPAPITGRTFLGYRRASGKAGTRNYLAVISSVNCSASVSRYIAERFTPAVLRQFPQVDGIVALTHKGGCGMRYGGEDHQQLNRVLAGFAKHANIGGYLLVGLGCETGTIGSLLEEGHLVQIGLPGKPPQRPTVLSMQDLGGTTKTVEAGVQSVAQMLPAINDVRRVPIPASELIVALQCGGSDGNSGVTANPALGVASDLLVAAGGTVILSETTEIYGAEHLLTRRATSRAVGEKLIERIRWWERYTAMFGAEIDNNPSPGNKAGGLTTIYEKSLGAVAKGGSTALNAVYHYAEPVTANGLVIMDTPGYDPVGATGQVAGGANLMCFTTGRGSCFGCKPTPSIKIATNTPMYQRMIDDMDVNAGVILAGTPVAEVGRQIFELMLAVASGEKSKSEQHGIGDEEFAPWSIGPML; encoded by the coding sequence ATGGCCGTTGTCGATCAGCAATCTGCCGACGTCGTTCACATCCACCCGGCGGACAACGTGGCCGTCGCCGCGCGCCCACTGGATACTGGTGATCAGATATCGGTCGGCGGCCATTCGCTCCGCGTCGCCGAACCAGTCGGCATGGGACACAAGCTAGCGCTGGCCTCCGTCCCAATCGGCGAGCGCGTCTTCAAATATGGCCAGACCATCGGCTTTGCCACGCGGGCGATCGAGCCCGGCGAACTGGTCCACTCGCACAATCTGGCGGCCGGCGGCTTCGAGCGCGAGTATCGTTACGCCACCGACATTCCGGCGCCGCCGGCGCCGATCACCGGCCGCACCTTTCTGGGCTATCGGCGCGCCAGCGGCAAGGCGGGTACGCGCAACTATCTGGCGGTCATCTCCAGCGTTAACTGCTCCGCCTCCGTCAGCCGCTACATCGCCGAGCGCTTCACGCCCGCCGTCCTGCGGCAATTCCCCCAGGTCGATGGCATCGTCGCCCTCACCCACAAAGGGGGCTGCGGGATGCGCTACGGCGGCGAGGATCACCAGCAACTCAATCGCGTGCTGGCCGGCTTTGCCAAGCACGCCAACATTGGTGGTTATCTGCTCGTCGGGCTTGGCTGCGAGACCGGAACCATCGGCTCGCTCTTGGAAGAAGGCCACTTGGTGCAGATCGGCCTGCCCGGCAAGCCGCCCCAGCGCCCCACTGTGCTCTCCATGCAAGACCTGGGCGGCACCACCAAGACCGTGGAGGCCGGCGTGCAGTCGGTCGCCCAAATGCTCCCCGCGATCAACGATGTTCGCCGCGTGCCGATACCCGCCAGCGAGCTGATCGTCGCTCTGCAATGCGGCGGCTCCGACGGCAACTCGGGCGTCACCGCCAATCCCGCCCTCGGTGTGGCCAGCGATCTGTTGGTCGCGGCCGGCGGCACGGTCATCCTTTCAGAAACAACTGAAATCTACGGCGCCGAACACCTGCTCACGCGACGGGCCACCTCGCGCGCGGTCGGCGAAAAACTCATCGAACGCATTCGCTGGTGGGAACGCTACACCGCCATGTTTGGCGCCGAGATCGACAACAATCCCTCCCCCGGCAACAAGGCCGGTGGCCTGACCACCATCTACGAAAAGTCGCTCGGCGCCGTCGCCAAGGGGGGCTCCACCGCGCTCAACGCAGTCTACCACTATGCCGAACCCGTTACCGCCAACGGTTTGGTCATCATGGACACCCCCGGCTACGATCCCGTCGGCGCCACCGGACAGGTAGCGGGAGGCGCCAACTTGATGTGCTTCACCACTGGCCGCGGCAGTTGCTTCGGCTGCAAGCCAACGCCTTCGATCAAGATCGCCACCAACACTCCCATGTATCAGCGCATGATCGACGACATGGATGTCAACGCCGGCGTCATCCTGGCCGGCACGCCGGTGGCGGAAGTCGGCCGCCAGATCTTTGAATTGATGCTGGCCGTGGCCAGCGGCGAAAAATCGAAGAGCGAACAGCACGGCATTGGCGACGAGGAATTCGCGCCCTGGAGTATCGGCCCCATGCTGTAG
- a CDS encoding iron-containing alcohol dehydrogenase, with translation MGIGPFEFAAPRQIVFGWGRRAELTALAAPFARRVFLVTGSRTLEETGRVDDLLTGLRAGGIEPVHLGSVAGEPTVRDVDLAAADLLSHQPAAGDAMLALGGGSAIDLAKAVAAMATSPDRVSVKEFLEGVGSGRTIDWEPLPIIALPTTGGTGAEATRNAVISSQFPSFKKSLRSPRLVPRLVVVDPELAASAPPHVTAWTGMDAITQLLESYVSRRATPITRALCETGMTGALTALRAAVDDGESRPAREKMAQAALLSGMALANSGLGMAHGVAAALGVHGQISHGLACAVMLPVAIEANREQCRADLARAARLLTGSEATDDDAAIDGLLGELEGFYSEAEIPCWLSSLNISIELLGDLVRDSRGSSMSGNPRDLSDDELAQLLEANW, from the coding sequence ATGGGAATCGGCCCGTTCGAGTTCGCCGCGCCGCGGCAAATTGTTTTCGGCTGGGGACGCCGCGCCGAGTTGACGGCGCTGGCCGCGCCATTTGCGCGGCGCGTGTTTTTGGTCACGGGCTCGCGGACGTTGGAAGAGACTGGCCGGGTCGATGATCTTTTGACCGGACTGCGCGCGGGCGGAATCGAACCGGTGCATCTGGGGTCCGTGGCGGGGGAGCCAACGGTGCGCGACGTCGATCTGGCGGCTGCCGACTTGTTGAGCCATCAGCCTGCGGCCGGCGACGCCATGCTGGCCCTGGGGGGCGGGTCGGCGATTGATCTGGCCAAAGCGGTGGCGGCCATGGCGACCAGCCCCGACCGCGTGAGCGTCAAGGAGTTTTTGGAAGGGGTGGGGAGCGGACGGACCATCGATTGGGAACCGCTGCCGATCATCGCGCTGCCGACCACGGGGGGCACAGGGGCCGAGGCGACGCGCAACGCCGTGATTTCGTCGCAATTTCCGTCGTTCAAGAAGAGCTTGCGCTCGCCGCGACTTGTGCCGCGGTTGGTGGTGGTCGACCCGGAATTGGCGGCCAGCGCGCCGCCGCACGTTACCGCCTGGACCGGCATGGACGCCATTACGCAGTTGTTGGAAAGCTACGTCTCGCGGCGCGCGACGCCGATTACCCGCGCGCTGTGTGAGACTGGCATGACAGGCGCACTAACGGCCTTGCGCGCGGCGGTGGACGATGGCGAGTCGCGCCCGGCGCGTGAGAAGATGGCGCAGGCCGCGCTCTTGTCGGGCATGGCGCTGGCCAACTCGGGTCTAGGCATGGCGCATGGCGTGGCCGCCGCACTGGGGGTGCATGGACAGATTTCGCACGGGTTGGCGTGCGCGGTGATGCTGCCGGTGGCGATTGAGGCAAACCGCGAGCAGTGTCGGGCCGACCTGGCGCGCGCGGCGCGGCTATTGACCGGCAGTGAGGCGACCGATGACGACGCGGCGATCGACGGCCTGCTTGGCGAGTTGGAGGGGTTTTACAGCGAGGCGGAAATCCCTTGCTGGCTGTCGAGCTTGAACATTTCGATCGAGTTGTTGGGCGACCTGGTGCGCGACTCGCGCGGCAGCAGTATGAGCGGCAACCCGCGCGACCTGTCGGACGACGAACTGGCGCAACTGTTGGAAGCGAACTGGTAG
- a CDS encoding acyl-CoA thioesterase, translating to MHKFHEIEFRVRYQETDAMGIVHHANYLAWFEMGRTEMLRAWGGSYRRMEEEGQFLVIVRAECKYRRPARYDDVLRLRTILDRVSAVKIEHDYELFRGEETLAVAHTVLACVDREGTPQRVPEWLRREEGE from the coding sequence ATGCACAAATTCCATGAGATTGAGTTCCGCGTTCGATATCAAGAGACCGACGCGATGGGCATTGTCCATCATGCCAACTATCTGGCGTGGTTTGAGATGGGACGCACCGAGATGTTGCGGGCGTGGGGAGGGAGCTATCGGCGCATGGAGGAAGAAGGGCAGTTTTTGGTCATCGTGCGGGCGGAGTGCAAATACCGGCGACCGGCGCGGTATGACGATGTGCTGCGACTGCGAACGATTTTGGATCGCGTGAGCGCGGTGAAGATTGAGCACGACTATGAACTATTTCGCGGCGAGGAGACGCTGGCGGTGGCGCATACGGTGCTGGCTTGCGTCGATCGCGAGGGGACGCCGCAGCGCGTGCCGGAGTGGTTGCGCAGGGAGGAGGGCGAGTAA